GCAATGCCTCAGGtaagacattccctttaatgaATTGTGGCATATGTGTATTCCTGAGACTGAGTCTAATTATAAGCACCTGTACGCTacattttttttagtgttttagtataCATTGCTTACTAAATACCACTGCATTACTTTAATTTGGACTCTTATGGTCTACTATACAGCCCAGCATCAGTGGAATGGATCCTCCCTTTGGGGATGCCTTTCAAAACTACACTTTTGCTGACCAGGCACTGACCAGCACAGACCTGTTGGCCAACAGCTCTGATCCAGACTTCATGTATGAACTGGTGAGTGGCTTTCAAATCTCTGGGCCCTTTCAGTAGCGTGCTAACCCCACTGTTATAAGAGcacttgttttatttgtatGGAAATACTCTTTGGAAAATGTTGGTTAGTTGACGATGGTATTGTTTTCACAGGACAGAGATATGACCTGTCGCCAGAGCCCTAGAGGAGACGTATTCACAGTCGGGGACTGCAAAGAGTTTGACAGCATGGAACATCTTTCTGAGCTTGCTGACAGTGACACAGCTTACAGCTCCAACTTCGAACAGTGGGACACATATTGGGAAGACCTGACCAAGTATACTCGCCTCACCAGCTGTGACATCTGGGGCACTAAGGAAGTTGACTTCTTGGGCCTGGATGATTTCTCCAGCCCTTACCAGGATGAAGAAGTGATAAGCCGTACCCCAACCTTGGCCCAGCTGAACAGTGAGGATTCTCAACCTGTGTGTGACACTCTGTACCATCCGGACTTGTTGCTAAATCAAAAGCAGCCTGTGTTTCAACTTCCATCAGTGGGCAAGAAGATGGGCAGGACCAGTACCTCTGCCACATGCAGCTCTTCTAATCGCAATCCCTTGCCTGATTTTGCTGAGGGATCCCAGAAGGCCACTTGGCCAGTGCCCTCAAGCACAGAGACTGTGGCAAAAGCCCAGATGCAAGGGCCTAGCAAAGGCGCGTCTACGCAGCTGAACAGCATGGATTACGTGCGCAAGGCCAAGGTTCGCATCAGCGTACCACACAAACCTTTACCGGAGAGTTCTCAGCATATCAACACGACTGCTGGCTCTACGCTTCTCCAAGAACACGAGGTCGCTACTTCGTTGGTCAGTAATGCCCAGGCAGCCACCATTGGCAGTACATCCAGTGTAACCTCACCGATTTGCGAGAAGAGAGTGGAGATTCCTAAACGAGACGTACCCACAGCTCCGGCACCAGAGGTGGGGCCATCCAGAGCAATGCCACAAAACCATTTTCCTGTGGCTGGCGGCAGTGAGACCTTGCTGACCGTCAGCACCCTGGGAGCTGATGCTATCGCCGCTGCCAGTGCTGCTGCTGCCGCTGCCGCCGCCGCTGCTGctgagaagaagaaagaggaggagcacAACTACTCCCTGTTCCTTACCAGAGCTAGACTCGCAGGGAAACCCCTCGCTGACATggaggaagatgaggaggaggaggaagacgaagcagaagaggaggaagaggaagaagaagaggcAGAAGCCGTGGATCTGGATGATGAAGACCACGACGAAGGCTTTGGTAGTgagcacgagctctctgagaatgaagaggaagaggaggaagaggacgaGGATTACGAAGGGGACAAAGATGACGACATCAGTGATGCCTTCTCAGAGCCAGGTGCAAACCTCCCGTTCTTGTACATGTTCATAAACCCACTGCAGCAGTAATGAATTTTGTGCTCATTAGGATTTCATTATACATGCCCTTATCCAGATGAGGCTCATGAGATTAATTACTTGCAAATGTGTTTGTAGTTTCAGCGTGCCCATGCTAATTCCGGATGGTGGATGGTAGGGCTTCTAGGCAGCGTGCTGGCAGGTTCAGAATCAGGTCATGTTTGTCCTGCTGGATGTCAGTTTGACCCAGTGTGAGCTCTTATTGATGAGACACTGTGAAAACTATGTCTGGAGCTTATTCAGTGAGGCTCTTGTGCTTTCTGAGAACCTTTTGTTTCCACTTTTTTAACAGCCACACCCTCCCGatattagtttttttgttttttgttttttttttttggtcctcCACCCCATTTCATTCCAGTTCTTTGTCTGAATGTTCTCCTCTCTTTTGACCAGgatgtgacactgacatggtagaGGATGTTAAAGGTCTGACGGCAGGAATTTCCAGGAAGAGAGGCAAGCGCAGATACTTCTGGGAATACAGTGAACAGCTCACCCCTTCCAAACAAGAGCGAATGCTGAAACCTTCAGAGTGGGACAGAGACACCCTCCCCAGCAACATGTATCAGAAGAACGGCTTGCATCACGGTAAGTTATAATAAAATGCCACTTGCATATATTTATAAGTATATTGTTGCTTTCCTCAAATGAGTGTTTCTTCACGCAAAATCATGGGATTTCAGgtgaaatattatgtaaattaggccataataataatgataataacaaaAGGCATCTATAACCCACTATTTAATGACCCAAAGGCTATTAAACAAATGAGAGGAACATGTAACGCAATGTGTAATACAATAACACGAAGAGACATGGGATAGTCTGTTATAAGCTTCAGCAAAGAAGGAGGTTATGTGCAACAGAAAACATGGTAGGATTTGAATAGCAGTTGTTTTATGGTTGGATTTAAATAGCAATAGAGTTTGTTCATCTTGTGGAGGGAGGGAGTTTCAGAAGCATGGAGCAAGTCTGCAAAGGTTTGGAAGAGGGAATGACGAGTAATCCAGCTGAATAAGATCTAAGAGTGTGTTTAGGTGTGTAAGGTTGAAGATGGTCAGGCGGATAAGAGGGAGCTCTATTACTGAGAGCTATGTAGGTGAGCAGGAGGATTTTGAACTGTATTTGACATTTAACCAAAAGCAACTAGAGGATTTGGAGAACTGGACTGATGTGGTGATGCGACCACGTGTGAGTGAGGGGACAAGCTCAAAACCATCTGTAGTTTAAGTGGTAATGCCAGAAATGGGTGTTACAGTACTCAAGGTGGCTGGAGATTAATGCATGGATGAGACTTTCAGCaaaggactgagagagagatgggtggaTTGCTGCAATATTATGTAAAACGAAAGAGGTAGTTTTACAACACAACCAACATGAGAATCAAAGGTGCGAGTGCTGTTTAGCTTAGATTGATTGGGGTTTTAGTGACTCATAACTTTTAAAATTCCTCTTACCAGCAATAAATGAATCAGTATATacttcagtttaaaaatagagaACCTATTAAAAAGCGACTCcatcaaatgctgtattcacagctTAATATGGTAGACCCAAgctaacagaataaaaatagcTAGCATTCTCATCACAGTACAGTAATATGATGCAATATAATTGGACAGTGTGTTTTGTTGATTCATCCCTACCATTTATTGAAATGTCAGCGTTTCTGATCATTCCAAATAATTGGATTTGAAATGGTTAACAGGTCATTGTGAGATAATGAACCTAAACTGTGATGTTGCTCAAGTTATAAAAGCTTTCTGCATCTGTAGCAGAAATGAGATGCGTTTAGTGGTTTGGTATACaggggtcctcgacttatgacgttgatccgttcctacgtcgcgttgtaaaccgattttcggtgtaagtcggaacatacgtacatactgtacgtaaataacatactgtaaggaCTTATCTTATCTTAACATCTAttctcctcggtcccgagccgcgtaaccgtgtattctttcGCCGCGCAccccaaacacgaagttcacgttacgacgtttactaatgggagatgtgtcgtagccacgaaacatcgtaacttgggactgacgtaacccaagGACCTCCTGTGTAATGCctcaattatttttaataatttcactaaaatatataaagtaaataatACACTTTGAACAGTGTGGATGCTAGTTGTCATGGTGTCTCTCAGAATTtgcagcacacattatttattgtatttgggAAAGCTCACGCTGTAAGGATGGATTGGTTGTACTCTTTCTGAATGGTAGGCTAAGCAGAAAGCTGGTGATTATCGGTAGCTTGACTTTGTTGACATAGTCAACTTAAAGTAACTCAAAGTAAAGTTTAATAGGAACTCCCTATTTATATCCTTAATCTCCAGAGAAAAGTTAAGTAGGTTCTTGTAACTTTGATATACACAGCCAGTTTAAGCTAACGCTGCATTCACATTGACCTAGAACCACAACACAGTGAAATTGAATCCGTTTACGTTCAGTGGGAAGTGCCGGTTCTGTCAGTCTCAACCATGCGGTGCATGACAGGTCCAGTGGAACAAGTTTGGTGAAAACATGAGTCACGCtgaactttatgcaaatgaatcCGGCCAACACAATGTGTCTCCCCAGTCAGATGAAAGCTGGCGTCCAGAATGCGAAGTATGAAACATTAGTTTTCAAATGTAATGCATCTGGTGAATCTAAAGAGACCAGCAGCTTTGGAAGAGAGCAGTGTGGACCATCATCTCACCATCTgtgattaaataaaaacagcaattCAAAATTCTGCAAAAAGCAGTCCCAATAAAATCAAAATCCAAGTGGGAAAACATTCATCTGAATGCAAATATCCTGTGAAATAGCCACTGTTAACAATAAGCATTAACCTCTCTGCCCACTCACCCCCTGAGAACAAACtaatttcatttaattataaGTACATCATATTTTTTTGGATTATTcaaaaatcatttaataatTACAAATGAGCAGGATTTAATTATAAATGGGTAATACAGAAGGCCCACATGAAGGCCAGCTGAAGAGGGAGTGTGTTCATTATgtgggttgtttttttattattatatgtaaaaatgaaaatcttGACTGGCTCTTTTAGGAAAATACACGCTGAAAAAATCCAGGCGGACCGACGTCGAGGATCTCACCCCTAACCCACGGAAGTTGCTTCAGATCGGGAACGAGTTGCGGAAGCTCAATAAAGTGATCAGTGACTTGACGCCTGTCAGCGAGCTGCCTCTGACTGCTCGCCCTCGTTCCAGAAAAGAGAAGAACAAGCTGGCATCCAGGTAGTGTTTTTGAAAAATGGTTTTTAGCCTGGTCTTGTCTGTACATTGTAGGAGGTTGGTGTAGCTTAAATCTGGTCGTTTTAagattacaatttttttttaatgtcaatGAAAACTATGTCTGGAATTGTTTTTTTAGATGCCCTTTTTATTAGTGAATCATAAGTGGCATATACAGCCCCGGCTGTAATCTCCAGTGAATGAAATGGTTTGAACCGGAGAAAGAATTAGAAAAGGAAGTCTTAATATTTCAATAATATAAAGTCATTGTGAATTACCAGATGGCCTCTTATTCTGCTTGcgcatatatattgtgttttatgGTAGAGCGGTAGAGTGTGAGCGGTTTCCGGCTTGCAGGGAAtaaccaacttgtgtttttactgtaggaatctGCAGTCTGGTATTCCACTTGAAATATGACATTTTTCTTtgtcttgtatttatttaacaagtGGCTCTAAAATATCATTGTAAAAATGTGCGTTGGTTTAAGAGtagatttattttgtttacattcattcattgtctgtaaccacttatccagttcagggtcacggtggatccagagtctacctggaatcactgggcgcaaggcgggaatacaccctggagggggcaccagtccttcacagggcgacactctctctcacacacacacctatggacacttgagtcaccaattcacctaccaacatgttttggaccgtgagagcaaaccggagcaccaggaggaaacccacgcagacacagggagaacacaccacactcctcacagacagtcacccggaggaaacccacgcagacacagggagaacacaccacactcctcacagacagtcaccaggaggaaacacacgcagacacagggagaacacaccacactcctcacagacagtcacccggaggaaacccacgcagacacagggagaacacaccacactcctcacaaacagtcacccggagcgggacttgaacccacaacctccaggtcgttGGAGCTTGAAGCTACCCttaatttgtttttcagattttctAAATTAGAAAAATGTATGTCACAACGTATATATTTCAGCACCAACTACCTAAAACATCTTCCCTCACTGCACCTGagtttaaggtcaccatgcccaatgtcaaGTATCAGCTGAagggtaaacagggccctacACCAGGAACTGTGATCTCTGGACAGATATAACacatctgggatgagttggtgtCACATATATAATCCAaaacagaagagcagaagctgttaatGCATAGGTAGACAAACGGTCTATTTATACAATTCACATCAGAAGAAATGCCGGATGAGCATTTGTCCACAAATTCTGCCCATATACGGTTATTGTGCCCAGAACCTGACAAATGTTTAAGGGTTGTAATTTTCAAGCAGAATTACCACATGTTCAATGTAGAAAGAAGAACCTAATGTACCTGCACATTGTCATCTGTTCTTCCAGAGCCTGCAGACTGAAGAAGAAAGCTCAGTATGAAGCCAACAAGGTCAAGCTGTGGGGCCTTGGCACTGAATACGGTACGTCAGTTTGAAATGGAAACTAAACAGCTGAAGGCAAATGCCTGAGTTTGTTTTCACTTTTCAGTGATGGattttaattgaaaaaaaaaaaacctttagttATTTGGCTGTACTGTTTTTGCTCAACGATGGAGTTAGTTGCCTGTCTTCAACTGGTGTTATTTATTATCACGGGGCATCTTCAAAGTAAAACCCAATTGGAAAGTAAATTGTACACATTTATTTGGGTAATGTGTCATTTCCATCTGCAGATCGATTGCTGTTTGTGATCAACACAATCAAGGAGGAAATTGTGAACAGAGTTCAGGACAACTCCGATAACCACGGAACAAGCATGGCAGACAAGCTCGATAAACTGATAAAGGAAACGCTTGGTAAGAAGGTGTTTATTGCCATAAACTGTACTTTTTTGGCCATATTTGCTatgaaatacacattttatataaaaaaatctatACATATCACAAAGTCTAATTGTTTAATTCCTGAGCTGAATATATATCTATTTATATTCTTTGGGATTAACATTTTAACATCTCAACTCGTATAATAATAAGGTCATGTTCTTCAACTagatttttggagatacatgtgaCATATTGATTCTGTGTGAGCCACTGTGGTGGTCCGTGGTTAACCAAGCAGTCAGAGCAGGGCTCATCAAATAAAGCAcaagccccccccccacacacacacaaaaaaaaccccaacttATTTCATTCTAAATCATAAAGTTGGGATGTGTAAAACTGACCTAACAGATTTTCTGTTTAGACATCTATAACCTATTTAAAGCCCTGAATAAATGCATTCTATGGCACCTTTTTAAAGTTAAACTTGTGACATTGGAACACAGCATCACATTCTTATCATTATTATACTTTTTATGTTAATAATGCAGTTGTACGTAATATCAGATCTTGCTTCATAGGCATGGTTTTGGGAATTTCAATGCGTCATTATATCAACTTTAATTCTTGGCAttttacagtggaacctctactaacgaacgcctatgctaatgaactttccaagatacgaacctggcatttgaatattttttgcctccaccaacgaaccatgattctagaaacgaacccgagcctcctccgagccggcggctggaaatggccactgaccccaataggcgagtctcccagtgcgcccagacttgagtgagcttttaagattagcaaattgtagctttagcaatttagcattagtgtaaatagcagatatcgaaattcgtgctaagttaaaccgtatctacgcttcgtctccccacattcacattcacactctccgttattccacccacccccacctcccgtcatacagccagtgcctgtgttactcctccagccagtcgtcacgtcttcaaggtagcgatgtgtaaccactttaaactttatttctttattattactgttaccactgtatttcttttttatttgctacatgtatttgttttactaatttgagagtgttgtaaacatatatcagtgcaaaaatggTGATTTTCGGGGTGGGGattggaacgcattaattgcttttccattattttaaatggggaaaattgactcgagaaacgaacttttccacttacgaaccgggtcacggaacggatcaagttcgtagatagaggttccactgtatagtgttttttttctgttagttaattaacattttaaaatgctcgCCTAAGGTTTAGCAAGGGTGATGCGTCCACGGCCATTCATCCGGACTTTCTTGACTGAGTAATTAGCCTTGGGACCCAAGCAGTGTTATTATGTGATTTACTTTcactttttatatatacattttttctctctccatacAGTGGAGTCACCAGTGGCTGGCCAGACTTCAGACTTTGTGAACCAGATCCTGGAGAACACTGGCAAGGGGGATCCCACTGGAGGTTTGGTGGGACTACGCGTACCCATGTCAAAAGTGTAGAGGTCGTACAGGGAGGTGCCCAGACGGGCTTTTTCGGAACGCGCATAAAGCCATCCTCGCCATTCCTGTCCCACACTGTAACAGCCCGACACTCTGCATGCCCATTTCACCCAGAGACGCATCCTCATGCTTAACGTGAATACACGCATACGAACACGTGGCTCTCTGCAGCCGTATGTGTATATTCACTTTACGCACACCTATGGAAATGAAACTAGTAGTTAACCTCTGCACTCAGTAGTCTGTTTCTTACCATGTGTGCATGTGGCTGGTACAAACTTCCATTTAAAGGCCACCATTTTGCAAATTCAAAAGCCAATCTACCAGATACCTCCtgaaattttgtttttgtcttttaataGAGTGGGGAAAAAGCAACCAGTTTCTGCTGTAGCCATTTTCTACTTTATGTCCAGCTAAATCTGTCAAATGCCCTTTACCAGATACAGAAAGTAGAAGTGTTTGCTGTGAAGACAATTATGTAGTTATCTCAaatgattgagagctgaggaatgataaaaaaaaaagctaaattcTATCAAGTTCCAGAACAATGCACTTAATGTTTAGCCTCACTATTTCTTCAGAGATCTGCTTTCCTTTTCTAGTATCGTGGCATTTGCAGGCTTACACAAGATACACGTTTAAAGACTATGACAAATTCAATGCAAATACGGAAGCATCTAAAATCTAAAAGGAGAAAAAAGCATTGATGCTAAGGGTATAGATATAGGACATGGATGAAACATGACAATTAAGAGAGGAGCCTGGGCTTAGacattctgtttctctgtcttgaGGTTGTCTCGGGGTGAAGGAAGGAGAGACAGATAGGAAGAAATTTTTGTCAGAATGGGCAGATGCCATTTTTACTGTGTACTGGTAACCCCACACCAAACCATTTCCTTTACACTTGGGTTTAAAGTGCCCTCACTTCAAATTGCCCttgatgtttcttttttttttattttttatttttatttattttttttattttttttttttggcgaaGTCGCACTGAAGGGGCTCAAAAGTTGATTCCCCCGAGTGGGTCTTGTTCATATTTGTACTTTAATAAAAGTAAGATTCATTGTGCCTTGTAGATGTGGAGGTTGGGAGGGGGAGCGAAACTTGCtcgaaaaatgaaaaatgaaaaagaaaaacaaaaaagaggacCATTTTCGAGGAGGAGAGCAGCAGCCAGTGCGAGAGAGGTCAGACTTGTGggtttgttgtgtattttagCTTGACAAAGATACTCTGAATGTACATAGGAATACGGAGAATATAGATTTATGCCACAGAGTCTGTGCTATGTTTCATAAGATGGCTCTGAAATATATTtaggctttgttttctttcttttttttcttttatttttcctctttcGGTACTTTGTTTAAGCAAGAATGAaagggcgtgtgtgtgtgagagagagagggagtatgcatgagtgtgtgtatgtgtgcgggagggggggggtggttTTAAGACAACTATTCatatattaaatacaaaaaaagatATTTGCACACTATAttctgattgttttgttttgtaccAAAGACACATGCAACGTAAAATGGCAACTAGCCAGTCTAAGTAAGGTTTTGCACAGCTAACCTGACACCGTATTGAATGTAGGAAAAGTGGTAGGGTCAGGGATTTTCAATGAACTGTGAAATTTGGGTCCAATTATCTACAGAAAGAAGCATTCATTCGCATCCTCGGAGCTCTCTTGTACTGTTCTTCAGCTCTCAACTAGGATCGTTACTTTGGAAACCTGTGTACCCAGTCAGTTTCAGCGGTTTGGTTTCCCACCATTTGTAATTCTGTCAATTGAACGCTATCACGAAAAATGCGTAGGTGTGATATTATCATAGAACCAAAATGTTAACTATTACTGTTATCGTTTCGAATCCCACGTTCTATATTAAGCACTCTACCTtgcatatataatatgtatagtCATGAAATCATGCACACGTTTAGATCGATTACGAAAAACGACACCTTTTAAATGACTATGTTAATCAGCATGACTCATTTCTATATCTTTATATTCAGCAAGTATCCTTGAAATAAGAAAGGAAAAAGATTTATTCTCTATATTTTTGTAGTGGTTGCCTTGCTTGTTTTCCGTTTGTTGTTATGAATGAGACATTGGaacatttttggaaaaaaatgctCACCCTGCATGGGGAAACTTGACACTTCCTCATGAAAAAGTCAACCTTGAAAGGCTTCCTAAACCTGTAGACAGTGATAAGCTAAGAGCACACGGACTTTTAGGCGAGAGTGGATTTTTGAAAGAGAGCTTTTCAGTGTCACTTTGATAGCTAGCTACTGCACCTTCCCACTCGTTCAGTCTGAAAAGCTACTGCAGAGTATTCGAACTGCAGAAACGTTTGACGTTTGTAAAAAGGCTTGTTGACCGTCACCTTTTGGGTTTTGGTGAACTTTGTAGAGCTCTTATTTTTGATTGAAACAAAGAAGGGAGAATATTTTTTTCCTCCGAGTACCCGACTATATTTAAGCTTAAGAATTTTGTACATTGTAGCTATTATCTTtgattttctctttgttttttcgTAGCATAGTAGATTCTCTATATACCGTCCATGTTAGAGGCTACTGTAACGTCAGTGTTCTTTTTGTAAATAGAACTGAGATTTAtcttcttatatatatatattaattctgTACATGTACTATATTACATGTAAGAAAACGAAAGCACTTTGTCTagacaaaaatgaaaaaggaaaaaaaaaaaaaaaagcatttttttccTTCCATCTGCTGCTAAACTGGCCTCGTTTGAATGCTGCAGTGAGTACTTGATTTTACCATCTTGACCAGGACAGGTTGACAGTGAGGTCTTGAAAGGACGGGCTAACTTTTGAGTCCCCCTGTGTGACGATGACTACGGCGTCACAATATTCATTTGCCTTCAGAAGACATTTCCTATGGAAAAGTACAAATTCTGCTTTGGGTTTTTCTTCAGGTCGATGTACAGTGTTGACACATTCTCCCTGGGCATTGCCAGAGGTGAATATTGTTATCATTgacttttcttcttttctttttttttgtatttgtacttAATGGGGGGGGATCTGAGATGTTCAAGGAAGCTTTGACTTCTTGTTAGTGgctcagaagaaaaaaaatctatatcgTTGTACTGTAAGGCAAATAGCATTTGCCATGGGGGAATTGATCGGACTACATTCATTTTGCCTTTCCAAATACCCATTCATTCTCAAAGGACAGCAAGGCCGTAAAGCTTTGTTGCTGTGGCAACTCATCCCGGCCTTCATTGTGCCATCTCCAATGAAAGCTTCTTAGCCAGGCTTTGGTTCTGCGTAATTATGACCAttctctaaaaaaaataaataaaaaattgtaaaaaaatgaggacgaaaaaaaagaaataacaacaaaaaacaccaccaccaacaacaaaaGCACTTGATGGCAAGTGACCATAAGCAACAGGGGTTTAGGTGGAAGCGCATGTCGTTTAT
This genomic interval from Hoplias malabaricus isolate fHopMal1 chromosome 15, fHopMal1.hap1, whole genome shotgun sequence contains the following:
- the crebrf gene encoding CREB3 regulatory factor; its protein translation is MPQPSISGMDPPFGDAFQNYTFADQALTSTDLLANSSDPDFMYELDRDMTCRQSPRGDVFTVGDCKEFDSMEHLSELADSDTAYSSNFEQWDTYWEDLTKYTRLTSCDIWGTKEVDFLGLDDFSSPYQDEEVISRTPTLAQLNSEDSQPVCDTLYHPDLLLNQKQPVFQLPSVGKKMGRTSTSATCSSSNRNPLPDFAEGSQKATWPVPSSTETVAKAQMQGPSKGASTQLNSMDYVRKAKVRISVPHKPLPESSQHINTTAGSTLLQEHEVATSLVSNAQAATIGSTSSVTSPICEKRVEIPKRDVPTAPAPEVGPSRAMPQNHFPVAGGSETLLTVSTLGADAIAAASAAAAAAAAAAAEKKKEEEHNYSLFLTRARLAGKPLADMEEDEEEEEDEAEEEEEEEEEAEAVDLDDEDHDEGFGSEHELSENEEEEEEEDEDYEGDKDDDISDAFSEPGCDTDMVEDVKGLTAGISRKRGKRRYFWEYSEQLTPSKQERMLKPSEWDRDTLPSNMYQKNGLHHGKYTLKKSRRTDVEDLTPNPRKLLQIGNELRKLNKVISDLTPVSELPLTARPRSRKEKNKLASRACRLKKKAQYEANKVKLWGLGTEYDRLLFVINTIKEEIVNRVQDNSDNHGTSMADKLDKLIKETLVESPVAGQTSDFVNQILENTGKGDPTGGLVGLRVPMSKV